From the genome of Podospora bellae-mahoneyi strain CBS 112042 chromosome 2, whole genome shotgun sequence:
GGCGGAAGTTCCATCTGGGGCTTACTCGAAGGCAGGGACAAGACATTTCCTGCCTTGTTCCATCCCAAATTGAAACACCGCGAACGAGGCACTGTCAGCATGGCTACTGCCCCCCACCCGTCTGACCCAGAGACACGGCTGGCTGGCTCTCAATTTCTGATCACactgggagaggatgggatAGACTTCTTAGACGACAAAGCCGCCATATTTGGGAAAGTCGCCGAGGGCTTTGACGTTCTGGAGAAGATCAACGAGGCAATTGTGGATGAACGAGGGAACCCGCTGGTGGACATCAGAATCAAGCATACCATTGTGTTGGAGGATCCCTACCCTGACCCCGCTGGCCTGCGGGAGCCGAGtgcttcacctccaccgaCCAAGGCACAGCTCGCTACCGTCAGGATTgcggaaggagaagagctggTTGATGTCGAAAAGGACGAAGAAGCCGCCGCTGAGGCGGAaacgagaaagaaagagagggaagCAGCCGCCCAGGCGTTGACGTTGGAGATGCTAGGCGATCTCCCATTTGCCGAAGTCAAGCCACCAGAAAATGTCCTGTTTGTTTGCAAGCTCAACCCAGTCACAACTGACGAGGACTTGGAGTTGATATTCAGTCGGTTTGGCAAGATTTTAAGTTGCGAGGTGATTAGAGATCAGAAAACCGGCGACAGCTTGCAGTATGCTTTCATTGAGTTTGAAGATAAGAAGAGCTGTGAGGAAGCGTACTACAAGATGGATTCCGTTCTGATTGACGACAGGAGAATTCACGTAGACTTCAGTCAAAGCGTCAGTCGCCTGAGCGAGGTTTGGAGAAACGATACCAACACGAAACGCAAAACTGCTGCTgcaagaaaagggaaaggtggctggggtggtgtgCAAGAGCTGGAGAAATGGCGCAAATACAGGAATGAGGACGTGGAACgtgacgacgaagacgatcATTACCGGATGGTCCatggggtggaggatatgCAGCATGGCCGGCACGATACCGGCGTctcccacagcagcagcagcaataaCAACAATGAGAACAATAACAACCGCAAGCCTTACGACAGGAGAGCCGGCGAGAGCCGGTCGACCGGCCCGAGTGGAAGTGGTGGCCATGAAGATAGCCGAAGAGAAGCTGCGGCACACCGGCGGGGAAGAGAGTCTCCGGACCGGCTGACGGACACGCACAGCAGTAGCGGCAATAACAACAGGCCAGAGCACAGGCGAGGTCACACGGAGCGACGGAGCCGGAGCCCCAGACAAGACCACGGTTATCATCGTCACAGCTACCGCGACAACAACCGCCATGACAGGCCAGGCGATCCCGGacaatcatcatcaaggggCCGAGAAGATCGGGATTGGGCTCGCAGAGATCGTCGGGACCAAGATCGCGATAGAAGGGATAGGAGCAGATACAGGGACAGGGATAGGGGCCTGGACAAATACCGGggaagaggcggaggagacgagTACAGTGGACGTTGAACGGTTGTCGTCGGTCGTGTGTAGCGGTGCTGTCGGCTGCCGGCCTCGTGTGCGTGGGATATCACAGTAACGATGCAAGCTAATTAGAGCCCTAGACGATGAGTGGTTCGTCTTTCACGTTCGACAGCAACTCGTTTTCTTGTGGCCCggctcttcttgctcttttcTGTCTTCCTCAGCTGCCAGCTCCCTGTCTAGCATAGTGTCTTCCACCCTCGGCCAGTCGCCCCAGTTACTCAACACTACGCCCAACGACGGATGACATCCTGTTGGCCGGGCACTGGGAACACGACTTGAGCAAGGTGTCATCTCGTCGTTCTGACCACCGAGTCGGTCTGGAACTCCTAGTCGAACGTGTACACGCGCTCCTGTGTAGTAGGcgtcaaggagaagcctAAACCGCATGGTGCCCTGTCAATGGATGGCGCATCGTCCCGAGGGGCTGCGTGGGCAAGGACCCTGTGCCCGAAGGCCAGACCCAATGGATGTGGCTCGCGTCCTGTTGCTTCGACTCTTTTATACGAGCTTTCTTTTCGTTCTGCCATGGATATCTATCTACGTGGCGGGCTGAGGTGGGTGCGTGTTGGTCAGGGCATTCTGGCTACAGCGGTGGATGGATCGCATTTGCGGGTCGGGTGGTCGAGGCGCATTGCATTGTTTCTCGATGGCTTCCATTGATGCTTCCTGCCCCCTTTCCtgcccctttccttcctcccAGCCGCGGGTTCTTTTCAGCACCCTGGTTTACCCCCCGCCCTGTGGTTCGCGGAAGGGATTGTGGGAAGGTAACCCAAGGCTGCCCTTTTCCGTTGCACATCTCATCAGCATCGTCATCGCTAGTGATCTATCCCCCTTTTGTCGTGACTACAGCACAGGAGCAAGTGGGCATGCACGCCGGATAATTCTTTCTCTCTCGGTCCAGCACATATTCCCCCACTCTCGCGCGTACCGCACCCCTCTCACCACAGTCGCTTCGTCACAGTCGAAAGACGGTCGGGTGGCTTTTTATACAGGCCACACGTGCGGGCCGCTTCTTTCTTCAAGCCTCCCTTGACGTGATTATCGGGCCCAGCTGGAGCATGCAGAGCTCCCAACCGCCGTATCGTGCTTCCTCCCTACTCAACATAGGGCGTATATGTATGCAGACCTCGGAGTTTAGTACCCGGACGAGGTAGCTTCTGCTGGTTccacgaggaggttgttcaTGCGGTCTCTGTATGACGCAGGCAACTAGAATGAGGGGCCTTTCACGAAGCCCCGTCCTGCGCAGATAGCTGGCTGGCCTCCTGTTCTCGCCCCCCggcttgggttgggttgtcATTGGGCTGAAAGATTATACTACTTTTATATATGCCTATATTTGACGACGAAGATGCTCGGAAttgggctgtggtggtgtgcgGATAAGCAGGGCGGCCAATGAGTGCTACAGGTGCCTATTCGTACTGCATAAAAATTGGTTTTGCGGATagttgggggtttggggttcGGGGTTGGGGGCTGCTGGCCaaggggtgatggaggggcgGGTGTTCGGgttgtgtatgtgtgtgtatggGTGTGTCTGAGGTATCGTTCGGATCATGCCcgtca
Proteins encoded in this window:
- the cyp6 gene encoding Peptidyl-prolyl cis-trans isomerase-like 4 (COG:A; EggNog:ENOG503NW66); this translates as MSVILETTAGDIVIDLLVDFAPKMCENFLKLCKIKYYNFSPIHSIQKSFSCQTGDPLGPLSPNSDGGSSIWGLLEGRDKTFPALFHPKLKHRERGTVSMATAPHPSDPETRLAGSQFLITLGEDGIDFLDDKAAIFGKVAEGFDVLEKINEAIVDERGNPLVDIRIKHTIVLEDPYPDPAGLREPSASPPPTKAQLATVRIAEGEELVDVEKDEEAAAEAETRKKEREAAAQALTLEMLGDLPFAEVKPPENVLFVCKLNPVTTDEDLELIFSRFGKILSCEVIRDQKTGDSLQYAFIEFEDKKSCEEAYYKMDSVLIDDRRIHVDFSQSVSRLSEVWRNDTNTKRKTAAARKGKGGWGGVQELEKWRKYRNEDVERDDEDDHYRMVHGVEDMQHGRHDTGVSHSSSSNNNNENNNNRKPYDRRAGESRSTGPSGSGGHEDSRREAAAHRRGRESPDRLTDTHSSSGNNNRPEHRRGHTERRSRSPRQDHGYHRHSYRDNNRHDRPGDPGQSSSRGREDRDWARRDRRDQDRDRRDRSRYRDRDRGLDKYRGRGGGDEYSGR